Below is a window of Clostridium sp. JN-1 DNA.
AGGTGCTGTAACCTACAGCAATGAAGCTAAAATGAGACGATTAGGTGTAAAACCTGAAACTTTAAATAGATTTGGTGCAGTTAGCAAAGAAACTGCTTACGAAATGGCAGAAGGCATTTCCAAAACTTCTGGTACAAATATAGGATTATCAACCACTGGTATTGCCGGACCTGGAGGCGGAACTCCTGAAAAACCTGTAGGTTTAGTTTATGTTGGTCTTTGTATAAATGATAAAGTTCAAGTAAAAAGGCTTCAATATTCAGGGACCAGAGATATGGTAAGAAAAGAAACTACAATGTACGCACTCGACTTCTTAAGAAAAGAACTGCTCAAACTTAAGTAGCCTTTTGCAATTTGCTTAAGCTGCATTGTGGCAAAATAAATGTTCTAAGGAAGCTTAGTGTTGGTAGCACTAAGCTTTTCTTACTTATATTATATCAAATTACTAATTTATAATACTCAATCTGAAATTGTAATTTATATATTTATTGTAGTGGCTATAATTCTCGTGCATAAGAAATGCCCTTTTTAATTGCTTCTGCTAATCCCTTTGGATTTTCCCAAGCCATAGAATGTCCTGCCGATTTTACAATTTCAATGTTTATCATTCGTCTTTCCAGCTCAATTTTATCATTATCTTGTAAAGATTTTTCACCAAAAATGAATGTCTTTTTACATTGCAATGAATATAATATTTCACGCCATGATGGCTCTGCACCAGCAACTGCTGATTTTGAAATTCTACTAATTGCTGTAGAAGAACAAACTGATAATGTAGATGCCCACATAGAATTTACACTAGAATTTTCATTGACAACTTCATCAAATATTCCATTTACAAAATCTTCTTCTTGATAATTCCCAAATTCGTAACTTGATGAGCCTTTACTGCTTTTATCTAAATTAGCTTCACTAAGAATAATTGTTTCAATATTATCTCTGCATTTATCTGCAAGTTCAAGTGCAATAGGGCCTCCTAAACTATGTGCAAAAATAATAAACTTATCAAGTTTTAGATCTTGTACAAAATTATATAAATAGTTTGCATGTTCTTTTATCGTATATAAATAATCATCTGGTTTATCACTAAATCCACTACCAAGCAAGTCTATTAATATTCGTCTGTGATTTATTAAATCAGTTTGTGCTGCAACTTCAGGATAATCAAATGACCCAGAACATCCTAAGCCATGAATAAATAGTATTGGC
It encodes the following:
- a CDS encoding alpha/beta hydrolase; translated protein: MKEYIVDNENNKMRYHDLPGKDTPILFIHGLGCSGSFDYPEVAAQTDLINHRRILIDLLGSGFSDKPDDYLYTIKEHANYLYNFVQDLKLDKFIIFAHSLGGPIALELADKCRDNIETIILSEANLDKSSKGSSSYEFGNYQEEDFVNGIFDEVVNENSSVNSMWASTLSVCSSTAISRISKSAVAGAEPSWREILYSLQCKKTFIFGEKSLQDNDKIELERRMINIEIVKSAGHSMAWENPKGLAEAIKKGISYAREL